Part of the Desulfolutivibrio sulfoxidireducens genome is shown below.
CCTGACGGTGTCCGAGGACTTCAAGGATTCGGTCCTCGAGGAATACGACAGGCATGGCCCGGGCGATCTCCTGCTCGGTCTCGGGCAGGTCAACTTCATGGACAGCAAGGCCATCGGGGCCATGGTGTCCATCAACAAGGCCGTGCAGCGCCGGGGAGGCCGCATGGGCATCTGCGACCTGCATCCCCACGTGCGAAAAATCGTGGACGTGGTCACCCTGGGAACCATCTTCAATGTCTTCGTGAGCAGGCAGGAGGCGCTTCGGGTCTTTGGCGGGTAAGCCCGGCGCGCTCTTCGGCGCGGCGCCGGGTCCGCGGACGGAATTTCGGTCCTATGCCGTGCGCCGGGCCGCGAGCATGGCCAAGTCGTCGGTGATGCGGCCCTTGCAGAAAGGCAGGGCCTGATCGATGATGGCGCCGATGAGTTCACGCGGCGGCAGGTCCTTGGACAAAAGGGCCGCAAGGCGCGTTTCACCGAAAAATTCGCCATCCGGGGCGCGAAGCTCGATGACCCCGTCGGTGAGCAGGAAAATGGCCTGCCCCGGCACAAAGGGCATGGTCACGGTTTCCCAGGCAAACTCCCGGTGAAACCCCAGAGCCGGCCCGGTGGGGCCAAGGGTCGCCACGGACTCTCCCAGGAGATAGGCCGGGGCGTGCCCGGCCGACAAGAAGTCCAGGGTGTTCGTGGCCCGGTTCGCGGAGGCGAAGGCCAACGTCACGTACATATCCAGATCGCCGCCGTCGAGCATGGCGTAGAGCATGCGGTTCATCTCCGC
Proteins encoded:
- a CDS encoding anti-sigma factor antagonist (This anti-anti-sigma factor, or anti-sigma factor antagonist, belongs to a family that includes characterized members SpoIIAA, RsbV, RsfA, and RsfB.); amino-acid sequence: MRVNSEKIGNCVLVEVAAAEVDLTVSEDFKDSVLEEYDRHGPGDLLLGLGQVNFMDSKAIGAMVSINKAVQRRGGRMGICDLHPHVRKIVDVVTLGTIFNVFVSRQEALRVFGG